In Streptomyces sp. NBC_00448, the following are encoded in one genomic region:
- the rodA gene encoding rod shape-determining protein RodA — protein sequence MMSANTYSVRRFTPERSTMGKMLARDSVVRRMDWLLFLATVLLCFIGSLLVYSATRHRTNLTHGDQYYFLIRHVMNAGIGLALCIGAMAIGHHRMRTIVPFFYALSILGILAVLSPLGSTVNGAHSWIIIGGGFSLQPTEFVKIAIIIGMAMVLSARVDAGDQEHPDHRRVMQSLALAALPILVILMMPDLGSVMVLGAIVLGVLLASGASTRWVFGLIVTGVVGSILVWQLGILDKYQIDRFAAFANPALDPSGVGYNTSQARIAIGSGGLLGKGLFHGSQTTGQFVPEQQTDFVFSVAGEELGFVGGAFIVLLIGVILWRACSIARNATDLYGTIVAAGVVAWFAFQSFENIGMTLGIMPVTGIPLPFVSYGGSSMFANFVAIGILQSVKMQRPMSA from the coding sequence ATGATGAGCGCGAACACCTACTCCGTCCGGCGGTTCACGCCGGAGCGCTCCACCATGGGCAAGATGCTCGCGCGGGACTCCGTGGTGCGCCGGATGGACTGGCTGCTCTTCCTCGCCACGGTGCTGCTGTGCTTCATCGGCTCGCTGCTGGTCTACTCGGCCACCCGGCACCGCACCAACCTCACCCACGGCGACCAGTACTACTTCCTGATCCGCCATGTGATGAACGCCGGTATCGGCCTGGCGCTGTGCATCGGCGCCATGGCCATAGGGCACCACCGGATGCGCACCATCGTGCCGTTCTTCTACGCGCTGTCCATCCTCGGCATCCTCGCGGTGCTCAGCCCGCTCGGCTCGACCGTCAACGGCGCGCACTCCTGGATCATCATCGGCGGCGGATTCTCGCTCCAGCCGACGGAGTTCGTGAAGATCGCCATCATCATCGGCATGGCGATGGTGCTCTCCGCCCGGGTCGACGCCGGCGACCAGGAACACCCCGACCACCGCCGGGTGATGCAGTCGCTCGCGCTGGCCGCGCTGCCCATCCTGGTCATCCTGATGATGCCCGACCTCGGGTCGGTGATGGTGCTCGGCGCGATCGTGCTCGGCGTGCTGCTCGCCTCCGGGGCGTCCACCCGCTGGGTGTTCGGCCTGATCGTCACCGGGGTGGTCGGCTCCATCCTGGTCTGGCAGCTCGGCATCCTCGACAAGTACCAGATCGACCGGTTCGCGGCGTTCGCCAACCCCGCGCTCGACCCGTCCGGTGTCGGCTACAACACCAGCCAGGCCCGGATCGCGATCGGCTCCGGCGGGCTGCTCGGCAAGGGCCTGTTCCACGGCAGCCAGACCACCGGGCAGTTCGTGCCCGAGCAGCAGACCGACTTCGTCTTCTCGGTGGCCGGCGAGGAACTGGGCTTCGTCGGCGGCGCGTTCATCGTCCTGCTGATCGGCGTGATCCTCTGGCGGGCCTGCTCCATCGCCCGCAACGCCACCGACCTGTACGGCACCATCGTGGCGGCCGGCGTCGTCGCCTGGTTCGCCTTCCAGTCCTTCGAGAACATCGGCATGACGCTCGGCATCATGCCGGTGACCGGCATCCCCTTGCCCTT